One segment of Heterodontus francisci isolate sHetFra1 chromosome 28, sHetFra1.hap1, whole genome shotgun sequence DNA contains the following:
- the LOC137385121 gene encoding probable G-protein coupled receptor 139 isoform X2 has product MKPPRSQSAFIIMSIGCSHLTNRLVNLVTIMILARRNCGLSKCISVYMVAMATADLLVLIINVIVYRIFSYHFPFSFLTYSPVCRVILYLCTVSFDLTVWFTVFFTFDRFVAVCFEKFKARYCTARNAGLVITVFCFLTFIKNIRFLFAYEPEQIINNVQWGCRASIEFFSSPLGIAWVWFHSAWVVWLPFTLIVAFNCLTIGRILMANRIRRKLRGSRSENHSDSEMENRRKSIILLFTVSGCFILLWLTAAVSFVSTRLTNTNNYRGDHTAPGYIAYETGTCLKFLTCIQNPCIYAATQRKFREELKNVLKSLWAVVLRLVRKCG; this is encoded by the coding sequence TGAACTTGGTGACAATTATGATTCTCGCCCGAAGAAAttgcggtctttccaaatgtatttctgtttatatggtggccatggcaacagcggatctccTGGTTCTGATCATCAACGTAATAGTGTATCGTATTTTCAGCTATCACTTTCCATTTTCCTTTTTAACCTACAGTCCCGTGTGTAGGGTTATTCTATACCTATGTACTGTCAGCTTTGATTTGACTGTTTGGTTCACAGTCTTCTTCACATTTGACCGTTTTGTCGCTGTCTGTTTCGAGAAGTTTAAAGCAAGATATTGCACAGCAAGAAATGCAGGTCTGGTGATAACAGTGTTCTGTTTCTTGACATTTATCAAGAACATTCGCTTTTTATTTGCATACGAACCTGAGCAAATAATTAACAATGTGCAGTGGGGCTGTCGGGCAAGCATCGAATTTTTTTCCTCACCACTCGGTATAGCATGGGTCTGGTTTCATAGCGCCTGGGTcgtttggcttccttttactttaattgtcgCATTTAATTGTTTAACTATTGGACGTATTTTAATGGCCAATAGAATCCGCAGGAAACTCCGGGGTAGCaggagtgagaatcacagtgattcagaaatggagaaccgaaggaaatccattattttattgttcactgtatcgggctgttttatactgttgtggttgaCAGCTGCCGTGAGTTTCGTGTCGACCAGACTGACAAACACCAATAATTACCGAGGTGACCACACAGCCCCTGGATATATCGCCTATGAAACCGGAACTTGCCTTAAGTTTTTGACTTGTATTCAAAACCCTTGCATTTATGCAGCGactcagagaaaattcagagaagagctgaagaatgtgttgaaatctcTCTGGGCAGTGGTCCTGAGATTAGTCAGAAAATGTGGATAA
- the LOC137385121 gene encoding probable G-protein coupled receptor 139 isoform X3 — MHMNLVTIMILARRNCGLSKCISVYMVAMATADLLVLIINVIVYRIFSYHFPFSFLTYSPVCRVILYLCTVSFDLTVWFTVFFTFDRFVAVCFEKFKARYCTARNAGLVITVFCFLTFIKNIRFLFAYEPEQIINNVQWGCRASIEFFSSPLGIAWVWFHSAWVVWLPFTLIVAFNCLTIGRILMANRIRRKLRGSRSENHSDSEMENRRKSIILLFTVSGCFILLWLTAAVSFVSTRLTNTNNYRGDHTAPGYIAYETGTCLKFLTCIQNPCIYAATQRKFREELKNVLKSLWAVVLRLVRKCG, encoded by the exons ATGCACA TGAACTTGGTGACAATTATGATTCTCGCCCGAAGAAAttgcggtctttccaaatgtatttctgtttatatggtggccatggcaacagcggatctccTGGTTCTGATCATCAACGTAATAGTGTATCGTATTTTCAGCTATCACTTTCCATTTTCCTTTTTAACCTACAGTCCCGTGTGTAGGGTTATTCTATACCTATGTACTGTCAGCTTTGATTTGACTGTTTGGTTCACAGTCTTCTTCACATTTGACCGTTTTGTCGCTGTCTGTTTCGAGAAGTTTAAAGCAAGATATTGCACAGCAAGAAATGCAGGTCTGGTGATAACAGTGTTCTGTTTCTTGACATTTATCAAGAACATTCGCTTTTTATTTGCATACGAACCTGAGCAAATAATTAACAATGTGCAGTGGGGCTGTCGGGCAAGCATCGAATTTTTTTCCTCACCACTCGGTATAGCATGGGTCTGGTTTCATAGCGCCTGGGTcgtttggcttccttttactttaattgtcgCATTTAATTGTTTAACTATTGGACGTATTTTAATGGCCAATAGAATCCGCAGGAAACTCCGGGGTAGCaggagtgagaatcacagtgattcagaaatggagaaccgaaggaaatccattattttattgttcactgtatcgggctgttttatactgttgtggttgaCAGCTGCCGTGAGTTTCGTGTCGACCAGACTGACAAACACCAATAATTACCGAGGTGACCACACAGCCCCTGGATATATCGCCTATGAAACCGGAACTTGCCTTAAGTTTTTGACTTGTATTCAAAACCCTTGCATTTATGCAGCGactcagagaaaattcagagaagagctgaagaatgtgttgaaatctcTCTGGGCAGTGGTCCTGAGATTAGTCAGAAAATGTGGATAA
- the LOC137385121 gene encoding probable G-protein coupled receptor 139 isoform X1: protein MRTRASTPTASFSHNMRKPAILLIKDIYYPFVAALGVLVNLVTIMILARRNCGLSKCISVYMVAMATADLLVLIINVIVYRIFSYHFPFSFLTYSPVCRVILYLCTVSFDLTVWFTVFFTFDRFVAVCFEKFKARYCTARNAGLVITVFCFLTFIKNIRFLFAYEPEQIINNVQWGCRASIEFFSSPLGIAWVWFHSAWVVWLPFTLIVAFNCLTIGRILMANRIRRKLRGSRSENHSDSEMENRRKSIILLFTVSGCFILLWLTAAVSFVSTRLTNTNNYRGDHTAPGYIAYETGTCLKFLTCIQNPCIYAATQRKFREELKNVLKSLWAVVLRLVRKCG, encoded by the exons ATGCGCACCAGAGCTTCAACTCCGACAGCTTCATTCTCACATAATATGAGGAAACCAGCTATTCTGCTGATCAAAGACATTTACTATCCATTTGTCGCAGCCCTGGGTGTCCTTG TGAACTTGGTGACAATTATGATTCTCGCCCGAAGAAAttgcggtctttccaaatgtatttctgtttatatggtggccatggcaacagcggatctccTGGTTCTGATCATCAACGTAATAGTGTATCGTATTTTCAGCTATCACTTTCCATTTTCCTTTTTAACCTACAGTCCCGTGTGTAGGGTTATTCTATACCTATGTACTGTCAGCTTTGATTTGACTGTTTGGTTCACAGTCTTCTTCACATTTGACCGTTTTGTCGCTGTCTGTTTCGAGAAGTTTAAAGCAAGATATTGCACAGCAAGAAATGCAGGTCTGGTGATAACAGTGTTCTGTTTCTTGACATTTATCAAGAACATTCGCTTTTTATTTGCATACGAACCTGAGCAAATAATTAACAATGTGCAGTGGGGCTGTCGGGCAAGCATCGAATTTTTTTCCTCACCACTCGGTATAGCATGGGTCTGGTTTCATAGCGCCTGGGTcgtttggcttccttttactttaattgtcgCATTTAATTGTTTAACTATTGGACGTATTTTAATGGCCAATAGAATCCGCAGGAAACTCCGGGGTAGCaggagtgagaatcacagtgattcagaaatggagaaccgaaggaaatccattattttattgttcactgtatcgggctgttttatactgttgtggttgaCAGCTGCCGTGAGTTTCGTGTCGACCAGACTGACAAACACCAATAATTACCGAGGTGACCACACAGCCCCTGGATATATCGCCTATGAAACCGGAACTTGCCTTAAGTTTTTGACTTGTATTCAAAACCCTTGCATTTATGCAGCGactcagagaaaattcagagaagagctgaagaatgtgttgaaatctcTCTGGGCAGTGGTCCTGAGATTAGTCAGAAAATGTGGATAA